In Myxosarcina sp. GI1, the DNA window GATAAAAAAATTATCCAAGCCTATGATGTCGATGGTGGCGGATATGCCAAGCGCGTTACCTATATTATCGACGGCGAAGGCAAGATCGCTCATGTGGACAGTAACGTTAACACTAGTACCCATGCTGGCGATATTTTGGCAAGCATGAGTTAGAGCTAACATTTTTGTTTAATTTACACTCAAAGTATAAGCATAGTATTTTTTACTATGCTTTTTTACTAAGAAGTTATCGAGATATAGATTTTGCTCTACATTGTTTATTTATCGATCGCGATCGTTTCGTTATAGACATGACCTTCATTAGAGATAATTGCTGCTTCAAACTCCGAACTACTTATCATGTTTTTAAATTTCTGGGTCGATCGCATTGCTTGTAGATCTGCTTCGCTTTCCCAATAGGCGATTGCTGTAACTCGCTTGCCATCGCTGCTTTTAAGTAAGTTAGCAGAAATAAAACCCGATCGAGAGCTTACTACTTCCTGATAAACTTGCTGAATATTTTGTAGAGCTTGAGTTTGATTTTGTGGCGAAACTGTAAAAACATTTACCAGAGTTATCATAATTCAAAATAATTAAGAGAACCAGAAAAATAAAATATAATCTCGTACATTGAAAAGTCTATCCTGAAGTTACGTCCAAGGTAGAGTAGTCTTTTACAGACTATGGCAGGAGCCTCGAACCCGTTTTGCAAACTCTTTGTAATTGGGGAGAAAAACATCTCGAACGAGAAGCATCACAGTAATTTTGTCCTAATGCCAAGATTATTTAATACCATCCATAAACACACCCGATCGCTTTATTCACTCGCAAAACTGTAAGATTTACTTAACACTTGCAGTTATTTACACGAGGCAACTAGATTTATGACCGTTGCAACTAACGTTCCCGCTTTTTGTCAGGGGATCCAACATTTTCAAGACACTTTACCTGGTTTTGATAAATATGGTAGAGAMCCAGCCATAAAAAAAGGAGATTTGGCGATCGCTTCACCCTCAGATAAAGCCGCCGTCTATCAAACCATGTTGGCAGCCGATGCCCTGCGCTATTTAACCCTACAAACTACCGCCAGCAAAGAGTCTGGGCATCCAGGGGGCTTTGCCAGTATTGCCGACACTATCGCCGCTCTGGTAATGTTGGGCTATAAAAATATTATGACCGAAGTAGGACATCACGCTCCTGGTTTCTATAGCAACGTCTTTTTAGATACTTCCTTAGAAGCGATGGGTATTAGTACCGTCCAGGATATGCGCGATCGCTTTCGGGAAATGCACGGGCTTTTGGGGCATTTATCGGGACAAATTCCAGGGTTACTCAGCCCCGCAGGACCTTTGGGACAGGGACAACATTTTGCGATGGCAGCGGCAAAACTCCATCCAGAAGTACTATTTCCCATTACTATTGGCGATGGCGGTATTGGCGAACCTTACGTAATGAGCAGCTTTGGTCATTTTAAAACTGCCTATCCCCAGGTAACTAACTTTTTACCCATCCTGGTGTGGAATGGTTATTCTCAAGAACACCACAGCATGGTTTCGACTCAAACCAATGATGAGATGATTGCTTACTGGACGGGTAACGGTTTTACCGAAGTTATTCTAGTCGATGCCAAAGAATACGACGACAGTAACCAAACCAGCGATTATGTTGATAGTACCCTGTTTTCCTTCGAGCAGAGATTGGCGTTTACCCAGGCAATACTAGAAGGTGTAGATAAAGCTGCTAAGTCGGCATTAGGTGGCAAACTAACCGTTTTAATCGTCAAGCAGCTAAAGGGAACTGGAGTACACAAACGTGGCGCACAGTCTCACAACCTGTACTCTGGTGACGACGTAGAAAAAGATTATATAGTTAATGCTTTAAAAGCCAGGGCTTTAACTCCTGCTGCCTGGGAACTAGTGAGAACTAACTATCTTCGTGCTGGTGGCGGTGCGGCAGTAGACACTGTAGTTACCGAAGAAGAGTATCCCTTACCAGATTTAGGAGACTTACCTTTAAAAGAATATGAGGTAGGAGGAGAAAAACAAGTCGCTACTACGGCAATGGGCGCGATCGCGGCTTATGTAGGACAACAAGACCCAGACTTTATCGTTGCCAACGCCGATGGTAATGCGGCATCGGGGATAAATAACATTAATGTCGCCTTAAAAATACTCCATCCCACTACCGATGAAACTTACTTCCAACAGCCCAAAGGTCAAGTTTACGAACCCCTTAGTGAAGATGCCTGTTCTGGTTTGGCTGCGGCACAAGCTTTGATGGGGGCGCGAAGTCTCTGGTGTTCTTACGAATCTTTTGCTGTCAACGGTTTACCTATTTGGCAAACGGTTACACAGGCAATGGCAGAATTACGCCATCCGACTCCTTCTACCGTTACCTTATTTACCGCAGGGGCATTAGAACAGGGGCGTAACGGTTGGACTCATCAACGTCCCGAAATTGAAAACTATTTTGCTGCCATGATGCGTAATGGCAATATCTTTCCTCTATTTCCCTGCGATGTCAACAGTATTCAGGCTTGTTACGAGTGGGCTTTGGCAACTAAAAATAAGGGTGTTACCATTACTGCCAGTAAATCTCCTTTACCCGTTCGCACCACTTTCGAGCAAACTAGAGAAGCTTTAGCTAAAGGCGCAGTTGTCTTACAAGAAACCTCTGGAGATAAAAAAGTTGTCTTTGCCGTCATTGGTGATATGACTTTGCTTCCCGTTTTTGAAGCGGCAGCGCAGTTAGAGTCACAGGGTATTGGTTCTAAAATCGTTTCGGTAATTAGTCCTCGTCGCCTCTATCGTCCCACTGATGTCGCCTGGCAGGAAGCTAGTGAGTCTGAAGGTAACTTCCTCAGCGATGCTGATTTTGAATCTCTCTTTGCTGGCGACGCTTTAATTGGCGTTACAGGCGGCTCTAGTGCCATGCTAGAACCCGTAATGCTGCGTAGCACTAGCAAGCGCGATCTCTTTGCCTGGAAACGAGGCGAAACCGCCAGTAGTGCGGGGCAAGTTATGGACTTCAACGGTATCACTGCCGAAAACTTTGTCAAGCGATCGCAAGAATTGCTCGGTTAAGCTAGAAATAAAAAAAAAGGCAAGAAAGTGGTGTTATCTTGCCTTTTTTTATGTCCTCTTTTTGTCTTATTGCTTTTTAGAGTAATTCGATAAATTCTTTTTTGGCGACTGTCATAAAAGTAAGTAGTTGTCAAAATAATTAGTATTATAACTGTCGTTTACACATATCGAGGCGATGGCATCAAATTGATTAGTGCGCGTCAGGCAACTAAATATGAACGAAACCTCCTCCTACAGGATATATTACTTAGCGGTAAACCATATCATCGTTCTTTTAGTAAATATAGAGCAAGTTGATGTGGCAAATTTATTACTTTAACTCCCGATCTGTTAACATTTTTATGCTTGAGGTAAAGTAACTGTAAAAGTCGTACCTTTAGCGATCGCGCTTTCGACTTTAATTTGTCCTCGATGATTTTCGACAATAGCGCAGGCAATTGCCAGTCCCAACCCCGCACCTGTTGATGTGGCAATGTTGCGCTGATTGCTGCGAGATGAATCGACACGATAAAAGCGATCGAAAATATGGGGTATAGCTGCTTCGGGAATACCGCTTCCCGTGTCTTTTATTTTTACCTGTAAATAATTTTGATTTTTGGTTTCTCTAACTCGAATCGTTTTAGAACCTTTTTTAATTAAACTTAATTCTATTTCTACCGCTCCTGTCTGATTTTTCTTAGAAGGATCGGTTTCGCTTTCTGTATGAGTGTTAGATGAATCAGAAGCAGTGTGTTCGATCGCATTGGCAATCAAGTTGGTAAATAGTCTCGATAGTTGATTCCAATCTCCTTTAACTGTAAACATCTCTTCATCGACAAGGTTGTTGTCGCTTTCTGGTTCGACAATATGCAAACCTAAAAACAAATGTTTCTGTTCGGCAGCAATTCTCTGTTCTTCGATGACTTCGATTAGCAGAGCATCTAATGGTACTGTCTGCCACTCTAGCTCGACCATACCGCTATCAGAACGAGCTAGAAATAACAGATCGTTAACCAAACTACCTAACTTTTGCGTCAGACGTTCGATTATCTTTAGCTGCCTTTGCTGTAGTTGGGGTTCTGCCTCTGGATAAGCCAGTGCCATTTGGACATTGGTTTGAATTGTGGCAATGGGATTGCGTAATTCGTGTGAAGCATCGGCAGTAAATTGCTTGAGACTAGAATAAGAGTTAATAATTGGCTCGATCGCGATTCCCGATAACCACCAGCCAATTCCTGCTGTCGATAACACCATCAAACAAATTCCCACTATCAAATCCTGGGTTAACTGACGGATCGGTTTGGTAACTTCAAACCAGGGATGACTTACTCGTAGATATCCTAGTACTCGATGTTCTAGCTCGACTTGCTGGACGATTTGGCGTAAACTGCGATCGCCAGATAAATAAACTGTTTCTCCTTTACGATTGGGATGGAGAGGAAAATCAATCGGTTCTTCAAAGGTAGTCCACAGCAATTGTTTTTGAGGATCGAACCATTCTAACTCGATGCGATCGTCCTCAACACCGTTGACATTGCGACTAAAGCTGGCATCGACATTAACGCCATAGCTGCCTCTTGTAGCAGCAAGAGGTTGAATTACTAAAGAACGATCTACTACTTCGACAACATGATTGAGAGTGTCATCGATGCGATCGATTAAAGTATTGCGGACGTAAAAATATACACCAGTAGCAAACAGCAAAAGTAAAACGGCTGTTACCGCTGCATACCACAAAGCCAAACGAATCCGAGTCGAGCGAAATAATACATTCATTAAATAGCGATCCTACTTTATCTATGAATCAATTATTCGATTGCTATACAAGATATTTATTATCTTATTTATTAACATCTGAAGCTCTGCAGCTAATCTGACTGTCTAATAAAAGTTTGAGATATATTGATGGGGAAAAGTAGATCTAAATGAGAAGTAAATTTTGAACGACATTCAACCCGAATTAGCAAACATCCTCGATCTAGCTCGCTCGGTAGCCTGGGGAGCGGCAGATATTTTAAGCTCTTACTACCACGACGACACGGAAGGAGACTTAGAAATTAAAGACAAAAAAGACGGTCCCGTTACCAAAGCCGATTTAGCAGCAAATCACTATATTTTAGAGCGGTTGCAAACCGAACTGGGCAAAGAAAAATTTGGCTATCTCTCGGAAGAAACTTTTGATGTTAAAAAAGCTGAACCTATAGCTAAATCTTGGGTCTGGATTATCGATCCTCTAGATGGAACGCGAGATTTTATCGATAAAACTGGCGAATATGGAATGCACCTGGCTCTAGCTTATGAAGGTCGTCCTGTAATTGGAATTGTGGCTATTCCCGAAGCAGGTAAAATTTATTTTGCTTCCAAGGACAACGGTACTTTTGTAGAAACCAAAGCTGGAGAAGTCAAGCCGATAACCGTTAGCGATCGCGCCAAGATTAAAGAACTGTATCTAATTGTCAGTCGTACCCATCGCGACGAACGTTTTCAAAAGTTAATCGATCGCCTTCCTTTTAAAGGTACCAAACATATGGGCGGCGTTGGGGGCAAAATTTCTACTCTTCTAGAACGCGAGTCTGACGTTTACATCTCTCTATCGGGTAAATCTGCTGCTAAAGATTGGGACTTTGCCGCACCAGAAATAATTCTTACCGAAGCTGGTGGTGAATTTTCTTATGCCGATGGCAACCCCGTTTATTACAATCAAGGTGATGTCAAAAAATGGGGCTGTATTGTCGCTACTAATGGACAGTGTCATCAGGCTTTATGCGAAAAAATTACTGCAACTATTGCCGATATAGATCGACAATAATCGATTGGAAAAAGAGAGAAAAGTTAATCCCAATTTAGCTGCACTCTCTTTTTGTTTACTCCTATTTACCAAATTGCCAGCCAAACGATTATGCTCCTTGTTCGATGTATTCTATTACTTGTAAGTAGGCAGGTGCGTCTGGGTGAATTTCTCTTGTTTCGATTTCAGTATCGGCATTTAAAGCTTTTTTAGCATTTTCAGCGATAACTACATTAGAAATTAATTCCAAAGCGTCTAAGGTGTCGATATTATTTAGAGCATCAGCATACTTTCTTCCCTGGGTCGGTCTGACCGATTCGCGACAGTAGTTAGTTAGTTCGCGACTTTCAGTCATTACTTCATAGGCAAAATCTTTTTCGATGTCATTGCCGTATAATCCCTTATAGAGAAGGTTGACCATTGAAGCATCATGTCCTGGGATACCATACTTCTCTTCAATTTGAGGCCAATATTTCAAAGCTTTTAAACCTTCTAAAGAACCAGTATTCAAGCCAGCTTCACTACACCAATGTTCGAGTTCTTCGATATTCGTCGGACAGCGACCGTTTTGGCGCATCCCTCTAGCCAGTGCTTGACCTGCCTGAAAGTTTCTAGTTGGCTTTCCTGTAACGGGAAGCATCATACTACCGCGAACATCGGCTACTATAGCGGTTAGCTGCGAAAAAGTATGGTCGCGTACTTTTTCCATATAGCTACCTTTGTTGAGAGTTGCCTCAATTCTCGGTACTGCATAGCCTAATTCTGTCAAAGCAATAGTTTGCTCATTATACAGTTTCTCGCGATCGGGACGCATTATTGAAACCGTAGCTGCCTGATCTAGACACTGATTTAGCAATAAGGTCAGCAAAGTAGGCAAAACTCCTGGATTGTGTTCGTGCTGTTCGTAGCCAAATCCTGCAAAGATTGAAGCCATGTTTTTAGCAGCTTTGAGATATTGTGCTTCGATATTATGAATACCAGGAGAAACTTGAAGATTGGGAGAGAGCTTGTCGAGCAAATACGCTCCTATTAACGCCGTTAAAGCATTGGGATGGCAAAAATTAGCAGTAAAGCTGTCAACTGGATGACGTAAAGCACCATGTCGGTGAAAACCAGAGAAAAAAGCTAAATTGGGATTTTTTTCACAGAGAACATAAGAATTATTATCGATCTCATCGTGGTTGAAAGACCCTGCCAAACAACCAAGCACTACATTTTTCCGCTTGAGTTTTTCTCTAATAGCGCAGGCTTCGGTTAAGTCTTGTTCGACGTATTTACTGTTCGCGCTCAATATTACCAAGTCGCAGTTGGCAATGAGATGTTCCAAAGTATTGGGTACCGATTTGTCTCCCTCTTTGTGACTAGACATACGATGTAGTTTGCTCACATGTCTGGGATCCATGCCTTTGAGTTCCTCTTCGGAAAAAGCTCCCAATAGTTCTCTGCCAGGACGAGGGGCTAGCAACAAAGATTTTGCGCTTTTCTGCATTGCTGAATTGTATGCTAAAGAAGCTGGATATAAACCAATACTATAAAATCCAATCTTGCCCTGACATAATTTACGTAAACGTTGTTTGAGACTCTTTTTATCTAAGGAATTATCAAAAAAGCTATTGTACATTATTTCGTCACTTCTTATAGAGCTTGACTATAGTAGTTTATCAAGATTAGTTACAAGGACAAAAATTGTATTAGAAATAACTGCAATTTTTGCCCCGGTAATCTCTGTATTTTGCTACCATTAAGCCTTTAATCTCTGTTTAATATAAGACAAATTTATAATTTATTTTTAAATAGTCAAAAATTGCAATTGAAAAAAATTACCCCGTATCGCTATGAAGTTTTAGCTATCTTTAATAGACTGGCATTATAGGCAACAGCAAAAACTAACAGGAAATAAACAATTGTTGCTCGGTTTAATTCTATAAAAGTAAAAGTATGGTTTTCTTTTTGCGAAAGCGTGCTTTACGCCTGGCGTATTTGGCTTGGTTCGATTGTTAATTGTAGTGTA includes these proteins:
- a CDS encoding antibiotic biosynthesis monooxygenase, with translation MITLVNVFTVSPQNQTQALQNIQQVYQEVVSSRSGFISANLLKSSDGKRVTAIAYWESEADLQAMRSTQKFKNMISSSEFEAAIISNEGHVYNETIAIDK
- a CDS encoding transketolase, with the protein product MTVATNVPAFCQGIQHFQDTLPGFDKYGRXPAIKKGDLAIASPSDKAAVYQTMLAADALRYLTLQTTASKESGHPGGFASIADTIAALVMLGYKNIMTEVGHHAPGFYSNVFLDTSLEAMGISTVQDMRDRFREMHGLLGHLSGQIPGLLSPAGPLGQGQHFAMAAAKLHPEVLFPITIGDGGIGEPYVMSSFGHFKTAYPQVTNFLPILVWNGYSQEHHSMVSTQTNDEMIAYWTGNGFTEVILVDAKEYDDSNQTSDYVDSTLFSFEQRLAFTQAILEGVDKAAKSALGGKLTVLIVKQLKGTGVHKRGAQSHNLYSGDDVEKDYIVNALKARALTPAAWELVRTNYLRAGGGAAVDTVVTEEEYPLPDLGDLPLKEYEVGGEKQVATTAMGAIAAYVGQQDPDFIVANADGNAASGINNINVALKILHPTTDETYFQQPKGQVYEPLSEDACSGLAAAQALMGARSLWCSYESFAVNGLPIWQTVTQAMAELRHPTPSTVTLFTAGALEQGRNGWTHQRPEIENYFAAMMRNGNIFPLFPCDVNSIQACYEWALATKNKGVTITASKSPLPVRTTFEQTREALAKGAVVLQETSGDKKVVFAVIGDMTLLPVFEAAAQLESQGIGSKIVSVISPRRLYRPTDVAWQEASESEGNFLSDADFESLFAGDALIGVTGGSSAMLEPVMLRSTSKRDLFAWKRGETASSAGQVMDFNGITAENFVKRSQELLG
- a CDS encoding cell wall metabolism sensor histidine kinase WalK encodes the protein MNVLFRSTRIRLALWYAAVTAVLLLLFATGVYFYVRNTLIDRIDDTLNHVVEVVDRSLVIQPLAATRGSYGVNVDASFSRNVNGVEDDRIELEWFDPQKQLLWTTFEEPIDFPLHPNRKGETVYLSGDRSLRQIVQQVELEHRVLGYLRVSHPWFEVTKPIRQLTQDLIVGICLMVLSTAGIGWWLSGIAIEPIINSYSSLKQFTADASHELRNPIATIQTNVQMALAYPEAEPQLQQRQLKIIERLTQKLGSLVNDLLFLARSDSGMVELEWQTVPLDALLIEVIEEQRIAAEQKHLFLGLHIVEPESDNNLVDEEMFTVKGDWNQLSRLFTNLIANAIEHTASDSSNTHTESETDPSKKNQTGAVEIELSLIKKGSKTIRVRETKNQNYLQVKIKDTGSGIPEAAIPHIFDRFYRVDSSRSNQRNIATSTGAGLGLAIACAIVENHRGQIKVESAIAKGTTFTVTLPQA
- a CDS encoding 3'(2'),5'-bisphosphate nucleotidase CysQ is translated as MNDIQPELANILDLARSVAWGAADILSSYYHDDTEGDLEIKDKKDGPVTKADLAANHYILERLQTELGKEKFGYLSEETFDVKKAEPIAKSWVWIIDPLDGTRDFIDKTGEYGMHLALAYEGRPVIGIVAIPEAGKIYFASKDNGTFVETKAGEVKPITVSDRAKIKELYLIVSRTHRDERFQKLIDRLPFKGTKHMGGVGGKISTLLERESDVYISLSGKSAAKDWDFAAPEIILTEAGGEFSYADGNPVYYNQGDVKKWGCIVATNGQCHQALCEKITATIADIDRQ